From the Centropristis striata isolate RG_2023a ecotype Rhode Island chromosome 5, C.striata_1.0, whole genome shotgun sequence genome, the window tgtgtccttttttctccttttgtagATTGTGTCTCGATACGACATCATAGTAATTCTGGAGGTGGTGGATGTGAGCGGAGCCTCTGTTAAAATGCTCCTGAGAGAACTGAACAGgtgagttttctttttttacacttgTGAAGAAAGGATTTAGGATTTTTTCTATATGTTCTATATGTTTTTCCTGTCCTATCAGAGTAAACACAAGCCATCACTACGCTCTGCAGCTCAGTACCCGTCTGGGGAGGAACAGATACAAGGAgcagtttctgtttctgtacAGGTAAGATCAAACCACATCACCACACTGTAATACCTTTCTAATGTAACCATCAAACAGCTGcactttattttctcttaggttatcaagtttactgatttactgtatgttttatgtggtaattatgtttgatgtatgttttgtgtcttgtttagttttgatgtgttaatgttcttgtttattattgtggttttatttatttatttgggttggttttgtgattttgttgttgttgtgttttttgttttgtttttgtttttctctctgtgtttgttcgttggtgatttgtgttgtgttttgtctaaataaaataaaaattaaaaaaaacagctgcactaaaagctgtttttttccacctggAAGGGACGATGTTGTCGACCTGATCGACTCCTATCAATATGAAGACAACCAGGTGAACGACTTCGATGCTTTTGCCAGAGAGCCGTATATTCTCCACTTCAAACCACACAACACAGGTCAGTCATCACTGGGGCAGAAGGAACAACAGGGAGTTCTGGATATCAATCTGTAACGACATGTTCACTGCGACATCTGTGGTATGTCTTAGTCGTAGCTATATATGGACTTGGTTGTTTTCTCAAGCTGAATGAGGAGGATTTAGTTTGACATGTTATTGAAAGGAGCAGAGGGCAGGTTTATCAAGTTATGTTACTCATTTGCAGACAGACATTTTCAGACGTGTGGACTGAAAAATAACCTGGTATTAAACTAGTAGCATTAAAATGAGGCCCAAAATATGTTTCTAAGTGGGTTTCAACAGGCTTTTGATTATTCCAttaggtcagggatgggcaactggaggccggggggccacatacggcccgcaccctcacttgaagtggccctcagtacaactacatgcatttgagcatgaaatcttaaaagtgcagtgtgaaaatgcacaaaattgcttcttgcaattaatgttctgctgttcttgcactgaaaaaaaagaaatcacagtaagtggttatttttcatttgcttcaaaccttttgtattcctatttatactgttctacatgcatttgagcatgaaatatgttaagttactgcactgtaaacatatttaaattgcagtttcatcatatctggttaagtgcacggtcctatatgtggccctgtggtagtgacaatgaaaaattgtggccccctccagcatttaagttgcccatccctgcattaGATGTGTTATTATTTGGACAACCTTGTAAACTCTGTGACTGTTTGTGGTTGCAGTATTGAAGGATATAGTGCTGATCCCAGTCCACACCAAACCATGGGACTCAGAGAGAGAGCTGGATGAGCTGTATGAGGTCTTCCTGGTGGTCAAAGACAAATGGAAAACTGATGTAAGTTGTATCTTACCCTCATGGTTTACCTTAAAGTAGTGCTTTAAGGATTCATAGTACACTAGATACTTAATATATATACTTCATATCAGTAGCCTGCACTGCaagaaaaggtgtgtctaaaaacaagatactacatggacagataatttcacttgacaagatttcttgaattaaaattgttaaaactataaataagcatgttgaacacttaacacataagaaattaactcttaaaacaagatacattatctaacacttctaaatctaagtttgttttttttatcttggaaaatgacagaaaaaaactaaattactttaaaaagacacaaaatgaccaaaaaaaagacacaaaatgaccaaaaaaaagacacaaaatgacaaaaaaaaagacacaaaatgaccaaaaaaagacacacaattactaaaaaaaagacacaaaatgacagaaaaaaataaattgcttaaaaaattcacaaaattaccaaaaaaacaaaatgactgaacaaacactaaattacttaaaaaagacacaaaatgacagaaaaaaaataaattacttaaaaaattcacaaaattaccaaaaaaacaaaatgactgaaaaaacactaaattacttaaaaaagacacaaaatgactgaaaaaacactaaattactttaaaaaagacacaaaatgtcccaaaaaatacacaaaattacgaaaaaagacacaaaattatcaaaaaaaatacacaaaattaccaaaaaaagacacaaaattacccaaaaaaagacacaaaattacaaaaaaagacacaaaattacaaaaaaagacacattttttttaaaaaagacacaaaattacatgacatacgtcgtcatagaaacaagtgaaacaaagctccagcttgcgccataaagggaccttccacacacaaaacggtaaagtgacattcatataaaactcacattaaactttcatatcaaggtgggggccacaaaatatcgtcacgagggccgcaattggcccgcgggccgcaagtttgagacccatgatttagagGCATTTAAGTATGTGCTTGTTAATAACTAGCTTGTTGGAAATCAAAAATGAATTATGAGGTTTCACATTAACAAGCATTTGTGAATTAGTCTGGTGATGCAAGACTATTATACCAGATGAATCACACCACTTATTATGGCTAAGTAATGTTGTAACATGGCTTTTTAATGAGATTTCTTTTTATTAGCGCTAAAATGGGCATTTCTGATTCCCTCCAGAACATAATGATCCTGGGGGATTTCAATGCAGATGGAGCGTATGTCACCCGCAAAGAGATGAAGGAAATTCGTATCCGCAGCGACAAGAATTTCCACTGGCTGATTGCTGATGATGTGGACACCACAGCAAGCACATCAAACGAACACACCTACGACCGGCACGTATTCATTAATACGCTCCATTTATGCAAATCCAGAGGGGATGCTTTTGATTTGTGGCAGGATTATTTATGACAGGAAGAATCTGTAGGTGTTGACATGATATATGAATGAATGGAATGATTTTATATACAACAGGATTGTTGTGTATGGAGAAGACATGCTGGCAGCCTTTGTGCCAAACTCAGCTAAGCCATTTAATTTCCACAAAGAGCTCGCCATGACAGAAGAAATGGTGAGTTGGTCCTCATAACCAGCTTCTTCTGCatttgtaaaaacttttttgtcgCTGCCCTGTTGTGTGGCAACATTCCTCACTCAGTATATGCATCCTCCCTCAGGCCCTGAGAGTGAGCGACCGCTACCCTGTCGAGGTAGAATTATGTAAAGCTCCTCCTTTCTGGATGAAAGGACAGCAAGTAACAGCTGTCACAGGTAAAGAGCAAAACCTGTTATTCACTCTTTATTTACTATGACTGACTGACATGGAGGGAAGTATTTGAAATGGGAGCTGATCTACTTGTTCTTCTTTTGAAATGTACAGTGTAGCAGGGCCTCTCTTAAAGACAGGGAAAAATAACAGGGAATGCTTggaatgtttttccttttaaacAAAGGAAAAGCTCAAATATTTAACTGAAAcaccctatttttttttttttttaaagcacatgCTTTAAAAGTGGAAAGTTTCACATGTGAATCACCGTTGGTAACTTTGTGGTGATAATAGCTCAGTTTTACATTATGGGGTTTAAAGGTTAgattgtgacattttaaatatttattatggtctatgaatttaattaaaagaccaaaaccaataaCAAATTGACCCTACTAACACATTTTGTCTATGTGTCCAAAACTGTGATGCAacttaaaaactgaactaatcTTCTGTATGGCAACTGCCCTCACTACAGTAGCAGAGTAGCAGTAACTGCTGTCCCTGACAAGAGGAATTCACGTTTTTCTGGTGGAACTAACAAAATTCCACTTAcacaaatttaaatgtatttcatttaagAGTAATTTGTTAATCTGGCTCATTGGTTGGATTAATTTGCAGATACTGCGTGACCTGTGCCCTTTAGATTGTCAAAACATGCAGTGTgtcaatgttttattaggttgTATGTCAGGACAATgggtgtctttgtgtgtttttctactCACAGAGAATCTGCAGGATGATGTGTTGAAACTGCAGAAGGAAAACCTACTGCTGGAGCGAGAGAAACTTCAGCTTCAGATCTTCTTATTAAAACAGCGGCTTGCCACACTCCAGCTGAAAGAATCTTAAAAGACGACTGGTTTTGCTAAGCTGTTTTGTTAATGTCATCCTCTATTGTATATGGTTTATGAGTTTATattgcataaataaatacattaataaaaaatggtTTCATACAAGTATGCTGCCTTTAAATAGTTATTTAATGAGGTGAACAACATTGATATAAATACTACATAGTGGCCTGTAtgaacatggctcactttttaATCTtacaaaaaggttttaaaaggGGCTTTTATAAGTTAGCCAGTTTATCATGGGCAAAGTTTTAAAAGTCTGACATTCCTCAAACTCTCTGGGGAACACTGACTGCAGATAAAGCCCCTGCAAAGCAACCAATACTGTTGGGCACTTCTAACCCTCATAATCAGACCTAAAAGAAAGGTAAAGCTCATGTGGTAGTGGTTtaaaacatcatgctgtaagCTGATGAGGGGCCTAAGGACATTCGGATACTGTAGGTTTGGAGGAGCCCAAGTGGTAAGTTCATTCTTTAATCGCTTCAGGGAGGTCCTCACACACCAAGAGTGCTGAAGGGCCCGAGTGGTCAGCTTGGGTTTTAAACaccaaggggtctggatgccCTTACATTGTTAGCATCGAGGGGTCTTTTGGACCCAAGTGGAGAGCTAACACTATACATCCAAGGTGCCTAGGAGCCTTTATATTGCAGATGCTGAGGGGTGTGTGGCCCCCGAGGGGTCACCTCGGCCTGTGTGCACTGAAGGCCCCTagtcaattttcattcagaggACTTGGGCCACAAACTGCACACGGTCTGAGGTTTGGAGGCCTCGAGCAGGGACCCCACTGCTCTGGTCCATAATCCCTCCAGTGAGAGGAGTGGTGGGGCAGTTTGTCTTGCCAAACAGTGGTATAT encodes:
- the LOC131971484 gene encoding deoxyribonuclease-1-like — encoded protein: MSSLCLSFLMNSSCFCRLAMYDFSMGSTLEEAALCPCSSFHLVSSILFSCSRCLTCGRRKKGRTKQRHNLFFLSDMKIASFNVQRFGLTKASDPDVLSALVKIVSRYDIIVILEVVDVSGASVKMLLRELNRVNTSHHYALQLSTRLGRNRYKEQFLFLYRDDVVDLIDSYQYEDNQVNDFDAFAREPYILHFKPHNTVLKDIVLIPVHTKPWDSERELDELYEVFLVVKDKWKTDNIMILGDFNADGAYVTRKEMKEIRIRSDKNFHWLIADDVDTTASTSNEHTYDRIVVYGEDMLAAFVPNSAKPFNFHKELAMTEEMALRVSDRYPVEVELCKAPPFWMKGQQVTAVTENLQDDVLKLQKENLLLEREKLQLQIFLLKQRLATLQLKES